From a single Artemia franciscana chromosome 9, ASM3288406v1, whole genome shotgun sequence genomic region:
- the LOC136031561 gene encoding craniofacial development protein 2-like, which yields MAAKSKNLFNAINLGKPTTVIKQAKSRIIIGCWNVRSAKQEATQAFFVHEMEKYNIDILCISETRISGSGSIVITAPETLHQFHFFYSGIEDNSGLHGVGFIMNQRTRNALLEWEPVSCRLARIRLKGNPANVSIISTYAPTRDATETTKDDFCSELQQLSSSIAAHDYLIVAGDFNARVGPSDRTTRQILGKFGQGHRCENGQRLVNYALMNHLVITNTIFQHKPSHLLTWHSNDGVTKAQIDFILVRQRWRSSVQDSRSYNGADRGSQSGPDHRLVAAKILLRLAIRRKNKSKVGFDIGKLQDKEVRQALNLELTDRFDALSSDENLTPDKRCETFKTVMTETADEILGRAKIKRQHWITARTLSIVG from the coding sequence ATGGCGGCGAAGTCGAAAAATCTTTTCAACGCCATAAATCTAGGAAAACCTACCACAGTCATTAAACAGGCAAAATCTAGAATAATTATTGGATGCTGGAATGTAAGATCCGCTAAACAAGAAGCCACACAAGCTTTTTTTGTCCATGAGATGGAGAAGTACAACATAGACATACTCTGCATATCCGAGACCAGAATCTCCGGTTCTGGCTCTATAGTTATAACGGCTCCAGAAACACTACATCAGTTTCACTTTTTCTATTCCGGAATAGAAGATAATTCAGGACTCCACGGAGTTGGTTTCATCATGAACCAAAGAACCAGAAACGCTCTCCTAGAATGGGAACCAGTCTCCTGTAGACTTGCTAGAATCAGACTAAAAGGAAATCCTGCAAATGTGTCCATAATTTCTACCTATGCCCCCACCCGTGATGCTACTGAAACGACCAAGGATGATTTCTGCAGTGAACTGCAGCAGTTGTCTTCTTCTATAGCTGCACATGATTACTTGATTGTTGCTGGAGACTTCAACGCAAGAGTTGGTCCATCTGACCGTACCACAAGACAAATACTGGGAAAATTTGGACAGGGTCACAGATGCGAGAATGGGCAGAGGTTGGTAAACTATGCCTTGATGAACCACCTTGTTATCACCAATACCATATTTCAACACAAACCTAGCCACCTCTTAACTTGGCATTCAAATGACGGTGTTACTAAGGCCCAAATTGACTTCATTCTCGTACGCCAGCGCTGGAGAAGCTCCGTGCAGGACTCCCGCTCTTACAACGGTGCGGACAGAGGCTCACAGTCTGGACCTGACCACAGGCTCGTCGCAGCAAAAATTTTGCTACGTCTTGCAattcgaagaaaaaacaagtccaagGTCGGCTTCGATATCGGTAAACTTCAAGACAAAGAAGTGCGGCAGGCCCTCAATTTGGAACTAACTGACCGGTTTGACGCCCTCAGCTCTGATGAAAACCTAACCCCCGATAAGAGATGTGAGACCTTTAAAACCGTGATGACAGAGACTGCCGATGAGATCCTAGgccgagcaaaaatcaaacgacaacacTGGATAACCGCTAGAACCCTGTCAATAGTCGGTTAG